Proteins from a single region of Butyrivibrio fibrisolvens:
- a CDS encoding DEAD/DEAH box helicase — translation MKHIRNSSDKSALDKLLVEASEQKDASTTNANHSKKRRHKKKKKTGTPEQIQEKERFGKAVSYIERMDPSDVIMKDEELLEALTLELETYFKTQKVTYFKSEAPVNSDNYSVFLDQLEKKSMSILLNRHLRNALYNKMEDKIIESSEAVKAYIDSCTTPKQTLRIRKLIKARVYNRVMDPCYNLISSPYSVKDIRNFLWYNPRYHDFEEAKREEESAAELLTANILKEIPDYYPDLYPAARRMKRHFILHIGPTNSGKTYDSIQALERAAVGIYLGPLRLLAHEVYEKLTADGVPCRMKTGEEDIAPEVRDHQASTIEMLDSVKHYNVAVIDEIQMIADRQRGRMWTAAILGVCADEVHLCGAPEGKDIAIKLIEDCGDTYEVITHERATELVVEKEHFSFPDDVQSKDALIVFSKRNVLACAAELQGIGISCSIIYGALPYDVRKEEVRKFTDGETSVVVATDAIGMGMNLPIRRVVFLESEKFDGMTKRPLRTEEILQIGGRAGRRGLYDIGYVNAEFRKNLIRNAFKSAPDPIEKVALPFPESLLGLDGSLSDIFTRWGAIQQSNDAFNQTDLSVEIKLCRFLEQKTDDKELIYKFITMPFDEDNITLFSIWEEMADCEIEHEIFDYRRFIPEISMTSYSAEDLSFLEENYQVCDLLCYYLNRFGLPEEYEEVSEARSEIAVKIMEVLSKQELIKRKCRSCGKQIKWNSPYNICSECYEKHMRTPFYGGW, via the coding sequence ATGAAACATATCCGCAACAGTTCAGATAAATCAGCTCTTGATAAACTATTGGTAGAGGCGTCCGAACAAAAGGATGCTTCTACTACAAATGCAAATCATTCTAAAAAAAGACGCCACAAGAAAAAGAAAAAAACAGGAACTCCTGAACAGATCCAGGAAAAAGAGCGTTTCGGCAAAGCCGTATCCTATATAGAAAGAATGGATCCTTCTGATGTGATCATGAAGGATGAAGAGCTGTTAGAAGCTCTTACTCTTGAGCTCGAGACCTATTTCAAAACTCAGAAAGTTACTTATTTCAAGTCAGAAGCACCTGTTAACAGCGATAACTATTCTGTATTCCTTGACCAGCTTGAAAAAAAGAGCATGAGCATCCTTTTAAACAGACATCTTAGAAATGCTCTCTACAACAAAATGGAAGATAAGATAATCGAGTCCTCCGAAGCTGTCAAAGCCTACATTGATTCATGTACAACGCCCAAGCAGACCCTTAGGATCAGAAAACTCATCAAGGCGCGTGTCTATAACCGTGTAATGGACCCCTGTTATAACCTCATCAGTTCCCCTTATAGCGTTAAAGATATAAGGAACTTTTTGTGGTACAATCCGCGCTACCATGATTTTGAAGAAGCAAAACGCGAAGAAGAATCTGCCGCAGAGCTTCTTACTGCAAATATATTAAAAGAAATACCCGACTACTATCCTGACCTTTATCCTGCTGCAAGAAGGATGAAAAGACACTTCATTCTCCATATAGGTCCCACAAACTCAGGTAAGACCTACGATTCCATTCAGGCTCTTGAAAGAGCTGCTGTTGGAATATACCTTGGTCCTCTTCGCCTTCTTGCTCACGAAGTATACGAAAAACTCACAGCAGACGGCGTTCCCTGCCGTATGAAAACAGGTGAAGAAGACATAGCTCCTGAAGTTCGTGATCACCAGGCATCTACAATCGAGATGCTGGACAGCGTCAAACACTACAACGTAGCTGTTATCGACGAGATTCAGATGATAGCTGACCGCCAGCGAGGACGTATGTGGACAGCTGCTATTCTTGGCGTATGCGCAGATGAAGTCCACCTTTGCGGCGCGCCTGAAGGTAAGGATATTGCCATTAAGCTTATCGAAGACTGCGGTGATACCTATGAAGTTATAACCCACGAAAGGGCTACAGAACTTGTTGTGGAAAAAGAGCATTTCTCTTTCCCTGACGATGTTCAGAGTAAGGATGCACTAATTGTTTTTTCCAAAAGAAATGTACTTGCATGTGCTGCTGAACTTCAGGGTATTGGCATATCCTGCAGTATCATCTACGGCGCTCTTCCATATGATGTGCGCAAAGAAGAAGTGCGCAAATTTACTGATGGCGAAACAAGCGTAGTTGTTGCAACGGACGCTATCGGAATGGGTATGAACCTTCCTATAAGAAGAGTTGTATTCCTTGAATCTGAGAAGTTCGACGGCATGACAAAGCGTCCTCTTCGCACAGAAGAGATCCTTCAGATAGGGGGACGAGCAGGAAGGCGCGGACTCTATGATATAGGATATGTTAACGCAGAGTTCCGTAAGAATCTTATAAGGAATGCCTTTAAGAGCGCACCGGATCCTATTGAAAAGGTGGCTCTTCCATTCCCGGAATCGCTCCTTGGACTTGATGGAAGCCTTTCAGATATTTTCACAAGGTGGGGTGCGATCCAGCAAAGTAATGATGCTTTTAATCAGACTGACCTGTCTGTTGAGATCAAGCTCTGCCGCTTCCTTGAGCAAAAGACGGATGACAAGGAGCTTATCTACAAGTTCATAACCATGCCTTTTGACGAGGATAACATTACTCTTTTCAGTATCTGGGAAGAGATGGCAGACTGCGAGATCGAGCATGAGATATTCGATTACAGGAGATTTATTCCTGAAATCTCTATGACTTCATATAGCGCTGAAGATCTGTCATTCCTCGAAGAAAATTATCAGGTGTGCGACCTTCTGTGCTACTATCTTAACCGCTTTGGACTTCCTGAAGAATATGAAGAAGTCAGCGAAGCAAGGTCCGAAATCGCAGTTAAGATAATGGAAGTATTGTCAAAGCAGGAACTTATTAAGAGAAAATGCAGAAGCTGCGGCAAACAGATCAAGTGGAACTCACCTTATAACATATGTTCTGAATGCTATGAAAAGCACATGAGAACTCCATTTTATGGTGGGTGGTGA
- a CDS encoding type II CAAX endopeptidase family protein, translating into MDNFTQENITQETVIIPDEVKVKEGRYNYTIVALGMFVFGIVSIFFQYVLSYILRAVAVSHPQIRYATWLDYIFVLIPMYVFAFPICSLVFKVAPKAPERSEKIKKSTLIAYFVMMIPLTLLLNLFSIKLADVLSDGTATNPINEMITEVNFWQVATVVILAPIVEELIFRKFLIDRTRQFGEKLAIFFSAFCFGLFHMNIFQMLYAFAMGLLLAYIYTRSGRIKYTICIHMFFNFCGSVVPLTVLKLVPDVALEALGTSEYVNVVANLTPSQTLGLMIYLLYILLEVGLFIAGIIILIVFLVKKKFYTQPATMELPKNKRFSTAFLTIGFLFFLAYCLYGTIVNFIA; encoded by the coding sequence ATGGATAATTTTACTCAAGAAAATATTACTCAAGAAACTGTTATTATTCCTGACGAGGTCAAAGTAAAAGAAGGACGATATAATTACACCATTGTAGCTTTAGGCATGTTTGTTTTTGGTATAGTCTCTATCTTTTTCCAATACGTTCTTTCCTATATCTTACGCGCAGTAGCAGTCTCACATCCACAGATAAGATACGCAACATGGCTCGATTATATCTTCGTCCTGATTCCCATGTATGTGTTCGCTTTCCCCATCTGCTCACTTGTTTTCAAGGTTGCACCAAAAGCTCCTGAGAGAAGTGAGAAGATTAAAAAGTCTACCCTTATAGCTTATTTTGTAATGATGATTCCTTTGACGCTTTTACTGAACCTTTTCAGTATAAAGCTTGCAGATGTTCTGTCTGACGGTACTGCAACCAATCCGATCAACGAGATGATCACAGAGGTTAACTTCTGGCAGGTTGCTACAGTCGTTATTCTGGCACCTATTGTCGAAGAGCTCATATTCAGAAAGTTCCTTATCGACAGAACAAGACAGTTTGGCGAAAAGCTTGCTATATTCTTCTCAGCCTTCTGCTTTGGACTCTTCCACATGAATATCTTTCAGATGCTTTATGCCTTTGCGATGGGTCTTTTGCTTGCTTATATCTACACACGTTCAGGCCGCATCAAGTATACTATTTGCATACATATGTTCTTTAACTTCTGCGGTTCTGTAGTTCCGCTTACAGTTTTAAAACTTGTTCCTGACGTAGCTCTTGAAGCACTTGGAACAAGCGAATACGTTAATGTAGTTGCTAATCTTACTCCAAGCCAGACTCTGGGGCTTATGATATACCTTTTATATATTCTCCTTGAGGTGGGTCTTTTCATTGCAGGAATAATAATCCTGATCGTTTTTCTTGTTAAGAAAAAGTTCTACACACAGCCTGCTACTATGGAGCTTCCTAAGAACAAAAGATTTTCAACAGCCTTTTTAACTATTGGCTTTCTATTCTTCCTTGCATATTGTCTTTACGGTACAATAGTTAATTTTATAGCATAA
- a CDS encoding TaqI-like C-terminal specificity domain-containing protein: MTLKELCKALSISEATGKNWLRLGKISPDTMHNSKASFSKKYVDSLIDDIASGKIQALNSRRNKKYVSGSFFYNSYVPKDSDCLPKVRAISEYLEENKVSLSKEEVCYLLAYYAGQLFESNGNHSGICNLFDDSPDDFGKNNLFENSSDDFGIDNLFENSSDDFGINNLFENSSDDSRDNNYFNNDTCKTGIVTLIRDLSNSHLESKLQASFKKGIEPTSSSFKSSILKMKNCHPELFAHTFIYEPGTDTLGLIYMSLRDLGSRKNAGSYYTPTEIVRKSIDNLDIDKAPVKKSSRINVLDPCCGSGNFLIQMPDTLQASNIYGCDIDPICVCITRINLALKYGASSIPFIRKNIRCANFLKTELTDIFDDPSFSPSYIIGNPPWGYDFSDEEKELFRNEYTTAKGRSVESYDLFTEKGISCLDNGGHLSFVLPEAALSVSIHKPLRKIIISSCNITYLAYLGNVFHKVACPSVILQLTKTGQKLDTRNMVVENLITPSRPSNSTINTNRKVSAEKLSFYTSDEEYSILETMSSLKESVTLKGNAMFALGIVTGNNDKYIIDKSELKNEHSSIGEQDINKYIENKSLNNRLYSSQNHKESSYNRSHDIQDNSLVQSNYEIVLKGSDISKYHISKPDRFIDFKPESFQQVAKTEIYRAKEKLFYRFINNELTFAYDNEGLVSLNSCNILIPQIPGLDIKYVMAILNSSPAQFYFRKSFNSVKVLRSHLEQIPIPIVSEEAQKEIVGMVDTLISSALSLSETNPEISSSDIMFLPIYRKLDLKIASAYGLTDSQYKLIHDKML, translated from the coding sequence ATGACATTAAAAGAGCTGTGTAAAGCGCTTTCAATTTCAGAAGCAACAGGAAAAAACTGGCTTAGACTAGGCAAGATATCTCCAGATACCATGCACAATAGCAAAGCCTCTTTTTCTAAAAAATACGTTGATTCTCTGATCGATGATATTGCTTCAGGCAAGATTCAGGCACTAAACAGCCGCCGAAACAAGAAATATGTATCCGGTTCTTTTTTCTATAACTCCTATGTTCCCAAGGATTCAGACTGCCTTCCGAAGGTCAGGGCGATTTCAGAATATTTAGAAGAAAACAAAGTGTCACTTTCCAAAGAGGAAGTTTGCTATTTGCTGGCTTATTATGCCGGGCAGCTTTTCGAAAGTAATGGCAATCATTCCGGAATATGTAATCTTTTTGATGATAGTCCAGATGATTTTGGTAAAAATAATCTCTTTGAAAATAGTTCAGATGATTTTGGTATAGATAATCTCTTTGAAAATAGTTCAGATGATTTTGGTATAAATAATCTCTTTGAAAATAGTTCAGATGATTCTCGTGATAATAACTACTTTAATAATGACACCTGTAAAACAGGTATAGTTACACTAATCAGAGACCTTTCAAATTCGCATCTTGAAAGCAAGCTGCAAGCCTCTTTTAAAAAAGGGATAGAACCAACTTCATCATCTTTTAAATCCAGTATTTTAAAGATGAAAAACTGCCACCCGGAGCTCTTTGCCCATACATTTATATACGAGCCGGGAACGGATACTCTCGGCCTTATCTATATGTCATTAAGAGATCTTGGAAGCAGGAAGAATGCAGGCTCATATTATACGCCTACAGAGATAGTGAGAAAATCTATCGATAACCTTGATATTGATAAGGCTCCTGTAAAAAAGAGCAGTCGCATAAATGTCCTTGACCCTTGCTGCGGAAGCGGTAACTTCCTTATTCAAATGCCAGACACTTTGCAGGCCTCCAATATATATGGCTGCGATATAGATCCAATCTGCGTCTGCATAACAAGGATCAATCTTGCGCTTAAGTACGGAGCTTCCAGTATTCCTTTCATCAGAAAGAACATAAGATGCGCCAACTTCCTAAAGACAGAGCTCACCGACATTTTTGACGATCCATCTTTTTCCCCTTCCTATATAATAGGTAATCCTCCATGGGGATATGACTTTTCTGACGAGGAAAAAGAACTGTTTAGAAATGAATACACTACTGCAAAAGGAAGATCTGTAGAATCCTATGACCTGTTTACTGAAAAAGGTATCAGCTGCCTTGATAACGGCGGACACCTTTCCTTTGTATTGCCCGAAGCTGCTCTATCAGTAAGCATCCATAAGCCGCTTAGAAAGATAATCATCTCTTCCTGCAACATAACGTATCTTGCTTATCTTGGTAATGTATTCCACAAAGTTGCCTGTCCATCTGTTATCCTGCAACTGACCAAAACGGGTCAAAAGCTTGATACGCGCAATATGGTAGTTGAAAACCTGATAACACCTTCCAGGCCAAGCAACTCTACAATAAATACGAACAGGAAAGTTTCAGCAGAAAAGCTCAGTTTTTACACAAGCGATGAAGAATATTCTATCCTTGAGACTATGTCTTCTTTAAAAGAAAGCGTCACCTTGAAGGGTAATGCTATGTTTGCCCTTGGAATAGTTACCGGTAATAACGATAAGTATATTATTGATAAATCAGAGCTCAAAAACGAACATTCTTCCATTGGTGAACAAGACATTAATAAGTACATAGAAAATAAATCATTAAATAACAGATTATATAGTAGTCAAAATCATAAAGAATCTTCATATAACAGATCGCATGATATTCAAGATAATAGTTTGGTGCAAAGCAACTATGAAATAGTCTTAAAAGGAAGCGACATATCAAAGTACCACATATCAAAACCAGACAGATTTATAGACTTTAAGCCAGAATCATTCCAACAGGTGGCAAAAACCGAAATCTACAGAGCAAAAGAAAAACTCTTTTACCGCTTCATCAATAACGAACTGACATTCGCATATGATAATGAAGGATTAGTCTCCCTTAACAGCTGCAATATCCTAATCCCTCAGATCCCTGGGCTTGATATTAAATATGTAATGGCGATTCTTAACTCATCACCTGCTCAGTTCTACTTCAGAAAGAGCTTCAACTCAGTTAAGGTCTTAAGGTCCCACCTTGAACAGATTCCGATTCCTATTGTTTCGGAAGAAGCACAGAAAGAAATTGTCGGTATGGTAGATACACTCATAAGTAGCGCCCTATCACTATCGGAAACCAATCCTGAGATTTCAAGCTCTGATATCATGTTTCTACCTATATATAGAAAACTGGATCTGAAGATTGCCTCAGCTTACGGCTTAACAGATTCGCAGTACAAACTCATTCATGATAAAATGTTATAG
- a CDS encoding S-ribosylhomocysteine lyase has protein sequence MEKIASFTVNHLDLMPGVYVSRQDKVGAETITTFDLRMTAPNREPVMNTAEMHTIEHLGATFLRNDPEYKDRIIYFGPMGCRTGFYLLVAGDLTSKEIAPLVTRMFEFIKDYDGEIPGAAAKDCGNYLDQNLPMANFLAKRYLDNALYNIKEDRLVYPE, from the coding sequence ATGGAAAAAATAGCAAGTTTTACAGTTAACCATTTGGATCTTATGCCTGGTGTATACGTTTCAAGACAGGATAAGGTTGGAGCAGAGACAATTACAACATTCGATCTTAGAATGACAGCGCCTAACAGAGAGCCTGTTATGAATACAGCAGAGATGCACACAATTGAGCACCTTGGCGCAACATTTTTAAGAAACGACCCTGAGTACAAGGATAGAATCATCTACTTTGGACCTATGGGATGCAGAACAGGTTTTTACCTCCTTGTTGCAGGCGACCTTACAAGCAAAGAGATCGCTCCTCTTGTAACAAGAATGTTCGAGTTCATTAAAGATTACGATGGCGAGATTCCTGGAGCTGCTGCAAAAGACTGCGGTAACTACCTTGATCAGAACCTTCCAATGGCTAACTTCCTTGCAAAGAGATACCTTGACAATGCGCTTTATAATATCAAGGAAGACAGACTCGTATATCCGGAGTAA
- a CDS encoding 5'-methylthioadenosine/adenosylhomocysteine nucleosidase, with amino-acid sequence MAYKIGIIGAMDVEVATLKKDMTIERTLSRASMDFFEGKIGSTNVVVVKSGIAKVNAGICVQILADEFHVTHIINTGVAGSMDAKINIGDIVLSTDACYHDVDATIFGYKKGEVPQMGRLEFVADEWLRNKAKEAIQAADPELGIFEGRVISGDQFIGGDVSKKPLEQFGALCTEMEGAAIAQASYLNNIPFVIIRAISDKADGSAEVEYPVFEAKAAKDCAKLVEYMMEHLD; translated from the coding sequence ATGGCTTACAAAATCGGTATCATTGGAGCTATGGACGTTGAAGTTGCAACTTTGAAAAAAGACATGACTATTGAAAGAACTCTTAGCCGTGCGTCCATGGACTTTTTCGAAGGTAAGATCGGATCTACAAATGTAGTTGTAGTTAAGAGCGGTATTGCCAAAGTTAACGCAGGTATCTGCGTTCAGATCCTTGCAGATGAGTTCCATGTAACACACATCATCAATACAGGTGTTGCGGGATCTATGGATGCCAAGATCAATATCGGAGATATAGTTCTTTCTACAGACGCTTGTTACCACGACGTAGATGCTACGATCTTTGGTTATAAAAAAGGCGAAGTTCCTCAGATGGGAAGACTTGAATTTGTTGCTGACGAGTGGCTTAGAAATAAGGCTAAAGAGGCAATTCAGGCAGCAGATCCTGAACTTGGAATCTTCGAAGGAAGAGTTATAAGCGGAGATCAGTTCATCGGCGGCGACGTATCCAAAAAGCCCCTTGAGCAGTTTGGAGCACTCTGCACAGAGATGGAAGGCGCTGCAATAGCGCAGGCTTCATACCTTAACAACATTCCATTCGTTATCATCAGAGCTATCTCTGATAAGGCTGATGGATCTGCAGAGGTTGAATATCCTGTATTCGAGGCAAAAGCAGCAAAAGACTGCGCTAAGCTTGTAGAGTACATGATGGAGCATCTGGACTAA
- the fliB gene encoding flagellin lysine-N-methylase, with product MKVLKNELFDEFKCLAGECPETCCYGWRIIVDDETKERIMEKDGIWGKCLRLCLSGPDKNFFNYDSGSCLFHGISGLCNIQKKLGTEYMPEICRKYPREVRDYGSFATKNLDLSCICVSKMLLERDERPALIECDEESGRDRHGSNDDPQFEEIVLDSQKELIKILQVKPQLLFDPVTMDRILHGLLAYCQFAQETVLEHKDMKLTKDDGRPSYFYELCKSDDMPDAGRSYFPLPIMALNRLINTQFDLQDSRPFSMINRTIEWYHHKFDLKTEIEGQKVWTRMVTDFIREDPSRMEALLRYLQYDIQQCYSEIYENYSFVHFAVAAIMHVNMFLFLMVNYNRRKKLTPLAMAKLLSAYERAACHNLGLSKDMYAIVCDYLPVQTLEFST from the coding sequence GTGAAAGTCTTAAAGAACGAGCTTTTCGATGAATTCAAATGCCTCGCGGGGGAGTGTCCTGAGACCTGCTGCTATGGCTGGCGCATAATAGTTGATGATGAAACTAAAGAACGGATTATGGAAAAAGATGGTATCTGGGGGAAGTGTCTCAGGTTATGTCTTTCAGGTCCTGACAAGAATTTCTTCAACTATGACAGCGGCAGTTGTCTGTTTCATGGGATAAGTGGTCTTTGCAATATCCAGAAAAAACTTGGAACCGAATATATGCCGGAAATCTGCCGTAAGTATCCTCGTGAAGTCAGGGACTATGGCTCTTTTGCTACCAAAAATCTCGATCTGTCATGTATATGTGTAAGTAAGATGCTGCTTGAGAGGGATGAGCGACCTGCGCTTATAGAATGCGATGAAGAAAGCGGACGAGATCGGCATGGTAGCAATGATGACCCGCAGTTTGAAGAGATCGTTCTTGATTCGCAAAAAGAACTTATTAAGATCTTACAGGTTAAGCCGCAGCTACTCTTTGATCCTGTGACTATGGACAGGATACTGCACGGACTCTTGGCATACTGCCAGTTTGCTCAGGAGACAGTTCTTGAGCACAAAGATATGAAGCTTACCAAAGACGATGGAAGGCCTTCATATTTCTATGAACTTTGCAAGAGTGATGACATGCCTGATGCAGGAAGGTCTTATTTCCCACTTCCTATCATGGCTCTTAACAGGCTCATCAACACACAGTTCGACCTTCAGGATTCAAGGCCTTTTTCCATGATCAACAGAACTATCGAATGGTATCATCATAAGTTTGATCTAAAGACAGAGATTGAAGGTCAGAAGGTCTGGACCAGGATGGTTACAGATTTTATCAGGGAAGATCCTTCGCGAATGGAAGCCTTACTTCGGTATCTCCAGTATGATATTCAGCAGTGCTATAGCGAGATATACGAAAACTATAGTTTTGTTCATTTTGCTGTAGCTGCTATCATGCATGTAAATATGTTCCTGTTCCTGATGGTCAACTATAACCGGAGAAAAAAATTAACGCCCCTTGCCATGGCAAAGCTTCTGTCCGCTTACGAACGCGCAGCCTGCCACAACCTAGGGTTATCTAAGGACATGTATGCTATAGTATGTGACTATCTTCCAGTACAAACGCTTGAATTTAGTACATAA
- a CDS encoding RluA family pseudouridine synthase: protein MEIIYEDDNIIVCHKPAGIATQSADLRSKDMVSLVKTHLVRQARKNKVRLTGEPYVGLIHRLDQPVEGILVMAKDKESAANLSKQVTDNKIEKYYYALVQGTPDETKDHISKKISEDGNIYIEDEIIKKTDGNAQIVTGINTDDLKTLGNPEDKKVSKLEYKLISSKNDTSLIEVHLITGRFHQIRATMSYLRCPIVGDTRYGAKEISDKEMLSDKAIALCSYKLTFKHPVTGKALTFKIDPSEPMFNGFKE, encoded by the coding sequence ATGGAAATAATATATGAAGATGACAATATTATAGTGTGCCATAAGCCCGCAGGAATCGCGACGCAGTCAGCGGACCTTCGCAGTAAAGACATGGTCTCTCTTGTAAAGACTCACCTTGTCAGGCAGGCAAGAAAGAATAAAGTAAGACTAACAGGCGAGCCCTATGTAGGCCTCATTCACAGACTGGACCAACCCGTTGAAGGCATCCTTGTCATGGCCAAAGATAAAGAATCTGCCGCAAATCTTTCAAAGCAGGTCACAGATAATAAGATAGAAAAATATTATTACGCCCTGGTTCAAGGCACTCCCGATGAAACCAAGGATCATATCAGCAAGAAGATATCTGAAGATGGAAATATCTATATAGAAGATGAGATCATAAAAAAGACAGATGGTAATGCACAGATAGTAACAGGAATTAACACAGATGATCTTAAGACATTAGGTAATCCTGAAGACAAAAAAGTTTCTAAGCTCGAATATAAACTAATTAGCTCCAAAAATGACACTTCTCTTATCGAAGTCCACCTCATAACCGGCCGCTTCCACCAGATAAGAGCAACCATGTCCTACCTCAGATGCCCTATAGTAGGCGACACAAGATACGGCGCTAAAGAGATTTCAGACAAAGAAATGCTTTCAGATAAAGCAATAGCTCTGTGCAGTTATAAACTAACCTTCAAACACCCTGTTACAGGCAAAGCGCTTACTTTTAAAATAGATCCTTCAGAACCAATGTTTAATGGCTTTAAAGAATAA
- a CDS encoding serine hydrolase: MNNTRQIQAIDNVINKEISLNHISGANIMISKGGQILFQGSYGLADIENNIPMKEDTIFRMFSMSKMITSVCAMILMERGRIDLFDPVSKYLPGFKNQKVWTRKGQEVEDVHREMILKDLLNMTSGLTYPEENNYPTSCSTALFNEMDSEHSKGKRIGTVEFANRIGELPLEFQPGKRWRYGTSADVMGAVVEVASGKRFGQFIEDEITRPLHMHDTGFYVPEEKIGRLAQKYRFFADGELAQPTSVIDSVSGKVKIKDVTGKLVIEKGPHLAMEDTITKAPAFESGGAGIVSTIGDFRNFGQMLLNGGTASDGTRILGKETVRFMRTNQLTPEQIKTTEWDSLQGYGYGNFNRVLLDPAAYQTNAPVGEFGWDGWLGTYMTLDPSNDFMFQYFIQLADAGSMGPTRLLRQIAYGMI; this comes from the coding sequence ATGAATAACACACGTCAGATTCAGGCAATTGATAACGTAATAAATAAAGAAATATCGCTTAATCACATATCAGGCGCAAATATTATGATATCCAAAGGCGGACAAATCCTTTTCCAGGGAAGCTACGGCCTTGCTGATATTGAAAATAATATTCCCATGAAAGAAGATACCATCTTCCGCATGTTCTCAATGTCCAAGATGATAACTTCAGTATGCGCCATGATCCTTATGGAACGCGGCAGGATAGACCTCTTTGATCCTGTCAGCAAGTACCTTCCGGGCTTTAAGAACCAGAAAGTATGGACTAGAAAAGGACAGGAAGTTGAAGATGTCCACAGAGAGATGATCTTAAAAGACCTCCTCAATATGACAAGTGGTCTTACATATCCTGAAGAAAACAACTATCCTACATCCTGCTCCACTGCTCTTTTTAATGAAATGGACAGTGAACATTCCAAGGGAAAACGCATTGGAACTGTGGAATTTGCAAACAGGATCGGAGAACTTCCTCTTGAGTTTCAGCCAGGAAAGCGCTGGAGATACGGAACCAGTGCTGACGTAATGGGAGCTGTTGTAGAAGTTGCATCAGGTAAGCGCTTTGGCCAGTTCATAGAAGATGAGATAACAAGACCTCTTCACATGCATGACACAGGATTTTATGTTCCTGAGGAAAAGATAGGCCGACTTGCCCAGAAATACAGATTCTTTGCTGATGGAGAGCTTGCTCAGCCAACTTCCGTTATAGATTCTGTCAGCGGTAAAGTTAAGATCAAAGATGTAACAGGAAAACTTGTCATTGAAAAGGGCCCGCACCTTGCAATGGAAGATACTATAACTAAAGCTCCAGCCTTCGAATCAGGTGGCGCAGGAATAGTATCTACAATTGGCGACTTCAGAAACTTCGGTCAGATGCTACTAAATGGCGGAACCGCATCAGATGGAACAAGGATTCTGGGAAAAGAGACTGTTCGCTTCATGAGAACCAACCAGCTTACACCTGAGCAGATAAAGACTACTGAATGGGACAGCCTTCAGGGATACGGCTACGGCAACTTTAACCGCGTGCTCCTTGATCCTGCTGCCTACCAGACCAATGCTCCGGTTGGAGAATTTGGATGGGACGGATGGCTCGGAACATATATGACACTGGATCCATCCAACGACTTTATGTTCCAGTATTTTATTCAGCTTGCAGATGCAGGATCAATGGGACCCACAAGGCTTTTGAGGCAGATTGCGTATGGGATGATCTAA